Within the Maribacter sp. BPC-D8 genome, the region TGGTCTTGGTTCAATGGCGGACCAGACAACAGATACATCACCCAACATATCATTTCGGGTATGGGTCATTTGAATCATTTGGTTACTTCGGCTACCAACAGCAACGAACCTAAAATGATTGAAAATGCAATTTCATATTTAGATGCTGAGTTTGTGAAAGAATACGAGCAAATGAAGAAACATACATCGAATATTAACGATGATCATTTAAGTGCGTATCAGGTTCATTATTTATACATGCGAAGCTTTTTTAAGGATATTAAAACCTCTAAGAAAGTAGATGAGATAACCGGTTACTATTTAAAACAAGCTCAGAAATATTGGACCAAAAGAGGTTTGTATGCACAGGGAATGCTTGCTTTAATATTGCATAGGATGGATGACGCTAAAACGTCTGCCAAAATTCTACGTGCATTGGAAGAGAATAGCATTACCAGCGATGAATTGGGTATGTACTGGAAGAGTAATACTAGCTCATGGTATTGGTATCAGGCACCTATAGAAACACAAGCTTTATTGATTGAAGCATTTTCTGAAATTCGCCCTGCCGATATTGAAACGGTTGATAATCTTAAAATATGGTTACTTAAAAATAAGCAGACCAATCAATGGAGTACCACCAAAGCAACAACAGAAGCTGTTTACGCTTTATTATTACAAGGCAGCGAGTGGTTATCAGTTACAGATGCAGTTGAAGTTTTAATTGGCGGAGAAAAGATTGACCCTTCAACATTAGAAGATGTAAAGGTCGAAGCAGGAACTGGCTACTTTAAAACATCTTGGAATACCACTGAAATTCAACCAAAAATGGGTGAGGTACAAATCAGCAAAAAAGGCAACGGAATTGCTTGGGGAGCTTTGTACTGGCAATATTTTGAGGACTTAGATAAAATTACAAGTGCTGAGACTCCGTTGAAATTAAAGAAAAAAATCTTCTTGAAAAAGAATACAGATTCTGGCGAAGTAATTTCTGAAGTGACTGACAACACTACGTTAAAAGTAGGCGATTTGGTTAAGATTAGAATTGAACTGAGGTCCGACCGAGATATGGAATTCATACACATGAAAGATATGCGTGCTGCTGGTTTTGAACCTGTAAACGTAATTTCAAGATACAAGTGGCAAGATGGCTTAGGGTATTACGAAAGCACTAAAGATGCTAGCACCAATTTCTTCTTTGACTATTTACCTAAAGGAGTTTATGTGTTTGAATATGATGTACGTGTAAATAATGCTGGCGATTTCAGTAATGGCATTACCACCATACAAAGTATGTATGCACCAGAATTTAGCAGTCATAGTGAAGGAGTTCGTGTAACGGTGGAAAATTAACCCAATTACGAACGAAGTGAAGTAATCTGTTTATGGGCTGATTAAAACTTAATCGTAACCAACAACAGACAGATTGTCTCGTCGCAAAAAAGCTCCTCGCAAAGACGAGTTAAAACACAAAAAAAGGGCGCTACAATGTAGCGCCCTTTCGTCTTTTACTAAAAAATAGTTTACCAAATATGAACTCTCTTTTCAGGAGCTAAGTACATAGCATCGCCTTCTTTAATATCAAAAGCATCGTAAAACTCTTGAATGTTTAATAAAGGTTGTGTTGCTCTAACCATACCTGGAGAGTGTGGATCCGTTTTAATTTGAGTTCTTAAAGCCTCATCTCTACTCTTCGTTCTCCAAACTGTAGCCCAAGACATAAAGAAACGTTGTTCAGCTGTAAAGCCATCAACATCTTCAGGACGACCATTTTCAGCATAGTATTTCTGAAGTCCGTCATAAGCACCTAGCAGTCCGCCTAAGTCACCGATATTCTCACCTAAGGTGAATTTACCGTTTACATAAACATCTGGTAAAACCATTACGCTATCGTACTGTACCGCTAAAGCATCAGCTCTTTCAGTAAATGCAGCTAAATCAGCATCTGTCCACCAGTTTTTAAGATTTCCATCAGCATCGAAACGAGAACCACTATCATCAAAAGCATGAGAAATCTCATGACCGATAACAGCACCAATACCACCGTAATTTACAGCTTCATCAGCAGTATAGTTATAGAAAGGTGGTTGTAAGATCGCAGCAGGAAAAACAATCTCGTTGTTCAAAGGATTGAAGTATGCATTTACAGTCTGTGGAGACATTCCCCATTCTGTTTTATCAACAGGCTCTCCAATTTCAGAGTAGTTCTTTAACTCTCCCCATTTGTTAACAGCAGTCATATTCTCAAAATAAGACTTGTCTGCAGAAACTTCCATAGTTGAATAATCTTCCCATTTATCTGGGTAAGCAATCTTCACTGTAAATTTATCTAACTTTTCAATTGCTTTTGTTTTTGTAGAATCGCTCATCCAATCTAAAACAGAAATACGTTCTTTAAAAGCATCGATAACATTTGCAATCATCAACTCAGCATTTGCCTTTGCTTCTGGCGGAAACTTTGCATCAACATATAATTGACCTAAAGCTTCACCAACAGTACCGTTTACTGTTGCCAATGCACGCTCGTCTGCAGCACGTTGTTCTTTTGCTCCTCTAAGGTATTTGCTATAAAATTCCCAATCTGCAGTTTCAATATCAGTCGTTAATTTTCCGGCAGCACTATTAAAAGTATCCCATCTTACCAAAGTTTTGATATCCTCGATCGGAGTAGTTTTTAAGAACTTGTCTAAAGCCTCTGTATATCTCAATTGAGTAACCAAAAGTGTATCGAACTTTTTAGTAATGCCTAAATCAGAAATAAGTTTCTTCATGTCTATAGTAGACATCATTTTATCAACCTCGGCAATTGTTCTAGGGTTATTGTAGTTTCTCGCATCTCTACGTTCTACTTTATTTAAACGAGGTTCTGCCAATTGCGTTTCTAAAGCTAAAATTTTATTTGCAGCTTTCGTTGCATCAGCTTCAGAATCACCTAATCTCTGTAACATTTTAGAGACGTGCTTTTTGTATTCTTCACGAATTTCAACAGACTTCTCATCTTCTTCTAAATAGAAATCACGGTCAGGCAACCCTAATCCGTTAGCACCTAAATACACAGCGTTCATGCTACTGTTATTTAAATCTGCACCAGCACCAATGTTTAAGAACGGAGAAGATACAGCTGCATTGGTTGCCAATACTGTTTGTAAATCTTTTAAATTCTTTACAGAAGCAATTGCTTCAAATGCCGATGTTAATGGCGTAATGCCTGCTTTATTTCTAGCAGCAGAATCTAACTTAGTATCAAAAATTGCCAAAGCTTTCGCTTGATCAGTATCTGCAGCGTAGTTTCCACTTTCTTTCGCAGTAGCCAATATTTTTAATACATCGTCATCGGTAGATTTACGAAGTACACTGAAACCACCCCAGCTAGTTCTATCATCTGGTATTTCGGTAAACTTCATCCAGTTTCCGTTTACGTAGTTATAAAAATCTGACTTAGGGTTTTGAGTGGTATCCATGTTCGATAGAACGATACCAGGTATTGTTTCTACTTCGGCAGTAGGTTTCGGTTCTTCTTTACAAGAAGCTAAAGCTACCAAACCGGCAGCAAGAAAATAAATCTTTTTCATTTTGTGTGAGTTAGTTTTTAACGTGTCGATCTATATGACGCTCGTTTTGAGTTTTGTTACAAAAATAACAGGATTTTACTTTCAATACGTTTTTTTTCACTCACAAATACTAACATTAACATTTGAAGTCTACCATATTACATCAGAAAAAGTTATTTCAAAATGTCATTATAAATTTAAAATCGCGTTAACTCATTGAAAGTGCCACTACACTCATTATGCATTTTATAAGATCAGTGTTCCTTATACTTTAGAGGTGTACTAATAAAAAAACCGAATTATGAAAAGCACATTAACAATTGACGTAAAAGAACCATGCAAAGAAAATTTCACTAATTTTAGTAAAACTGAAAAAGGCGGTTTTTGCCAGAGCTGTGAAAAAGAGGTTATTGATTTTACTAAGTTATCAGATAGTGAAATTGTAAGTTATCTAAGCTCAGACAATAAAAAAACATGTGGTATGTTCAAGGCATCGCAACTAAAAACATATGAAACTAATACTATGCATACTATGACAAATTCTATGTTACATAAAGGAATTGCAATGATGAGTTTTTCGCTACTTGCCCTGTGCGCTACAGAAGTTAAAGGTCAAGAAACCGCAAGTATAGAACCACCTATTGAAGTAGTTTCTACAGATATTATGGGCGATATTTCATATGTTGAAGTTATTCAAGAAAAACACACCGTAACCGGTACCATTGTCGATGAAGCAAATGAACCATTACCTGGTGTAAATGTAGTTTTGAAAGGAACTACAGTAGGTACACAAACAGATTTTGATGGTAAGTTTGAATTCCCGCAACAACTAGCAGAAAATGATATTCTAGTACTTAGTTTTATAGGTTATGAAACCAAGACTTACAAAGTAGCAGCAAACGGAAATTCTAACATAGATATCAATATTACTTTTGATGAATACGATATGGTTTTGATGGGTGATATTGTAATAGATGGCACTTACACTAGTAAAAGAAATATTTTTCAAAAGATTGGAGATATTTTCAAATAATGAAAAATTTCATACTCCTTTCAACGCTCTTATTTTCAATAATGAGTTTTGCTCAACGCTCAGATTTTAATCATATCGATTTTAAAACAGCAGATAGCATCGCTCATTATTATAAAGATGCAAGCTTAAAAAACTTACCAGTACTTACTCATAATTTGACCACATCATTAGAAACTGATGTAGAAAAATTTAGGTCGATATACACATGGATCAGCACAAACATTGCCAATGATTATTCTTCTTATGTAAAAATAAGCACCAAGAGAAAAAGGTTTGCTAAAGACAAGCAAGCCTTTTTAGATTGGAATACAAGTATTACACCAAAAGTGTTTAAAAGTTTATTAGAAGATCGAAAAACTGCCTGTACCGGTTATGCATACTTGGTAAAAGAAATGGCAACTCTTGCTGGATTTAATTGTGATATTATTGATGGCTACGGGCGTACACCTACTTTACTATTAGAAGAAGGTAGTGCTCCCAACCATTCTTGGAACCGTATTGAAATAAATGACAAATGGTATCTGTGTGATGCTACTTGGTCTGCTGGGCAAACAATGGTTATTAACGGCACACCATTATTTCAGCAAGATTATTTCGACGGATATTTTCTTGCGGATACTGAGTTATTTGCGAAAAATCATTTTCCAATACAAAAAGAAGAAAGTCAACCCGTAAATAAGGAAAGCTTAGATGCTTTTATTGCGGGACCCGTTATTTACAAAGAAGCTTTTTTAGCACCGATAATTCCTATTGCCCCAGCAGCAATGCATAACACTATTCAAAAAGGAACGTCGGTTACCTTTACACTAAAAGTACCAAAAGATTTTATTGGAAATACCCAGCTATTACTGAACAAAGGTGGGAATCAAAAAAATGGAAATTCGAATATTATAAAGAAAGAAGGTGAAATCAGCTTAGTACAACACTTTGAAAAGAAAGGGCTGTACGACGTTCATATTTCAGTCGAAGACCAACTGATTGCTACATATGTCATTAAAGTAAAATAACGCTATTCTGGCGGATACTTGCTGAATATCTTATCGACTACAACTTGTAGTTTTTCTGACTTTTCTTGAGGTGTATCTCCCTCGCGAAACGGACTTTCGCTAACGGCTTGCCAAATCAACATATCTTTATTAGAATCAACAAAATCAATCTTTAATTCTCTGGTCATTTTTGGACCGCCAACAGGAATACCAATTGAAACTCCGCCACCAATACCACCATTACCACCACCAAGACCAACACCTACGTTGTTCGCAGATTGTGCTTTAAATACAGTACTCTTAATATTAATGAACATATCTGGTTCTTCAGCGAACATAAATCCTTTTTCGCCCAAAGTAGCATCCATGGCATCCATTAACCTTTTCTCGTCCAATTCACTTAGACCAGTTTCCATATCACCAAAATAGTTATAGGTAGCATATGATGTAAAATCGGTCTGATCATCGTAATCATAATTAACCCTCGCTGATCCGCAAGAAGTTAAAACTAATAGTACAACACTAAAAAAAAGGATTCTCATGATATTGTATTTTCTTAAATTTAAAGAAAATAAAAGAGTAATATATGTTTTTGAGAAGGTATTCGATTAAGAGTTAAGCATTGCCCAAAGCTTATCTTTCAATTCTACGATACCCATTTGCGCTACAGATGATATAAACATGAAAGGCGTACCGTTTAAATCTTTATTCAGTTCTTCTCGCATTTCATCCATCAATTCATCATCTAGCATATCACTTTTAGAAATACAGATAAGACGCTCTTTGTCTAATAACTCTGGGTTGTAGCGACGTAACTCATCTAGTAAAATTTCATATTCTTTGCTGATATCTTTACTATCTGCAGGAATTAAAAATAATAAGTTCGCATTACGTTCTATATGTCTTAAAAAATAATGACCTAAACCTTTACCTTCTGCAGCACCTTCGATAATACCAGGAATATCTGCCATTACAAAACTCTTAAAATCTCGGTATTCGACAATACCTAAATTCGGTTTCAAGGTTGTAAACTCGTAATCGGCAATTTTTGGTTTTGCCGAAGTTATCACAGATAATAAAGTAGACTTACCTGCATTAGGAAAACCTACTAAACCAACATCTGCCAATACTTTAAGCTCTAATAGAAACTCACCTTCTAAGCCATCCATACCAGGTTGAGCATATCTAGGTGTTTGGTT harbors:
- a CDS encoding carboxypeptidase-like regulatory domain-containing protein, whose product is MKSTLTIDVKEPCKENFTNFSKTEKGGFCQSCEKEVIDFTKLSDSEIVSYLSSDNKKTCGMFKASQLKTYETNTMHTMTNSMLHKGIAMMSFSLLALCATEVKGQETASIEPPIEVVSTDIMGDISYVEVIQEKHTVTGTIVDEANEPLPGVNVVLKGTTVGTQTDFDGKFEFPQQLAENDILVLSFIGYETKTYKVAANGNSNIDINITFDEYDMVLMGDIVIDGTYTSKRNIFQKIGDIFK
- a CDS encoding DUF4136 domain-containing protein, translated to MRILFFSVVLLVLTSCGSARVNYDYDDQTDFTSYATYNYFGDMETGLSELDEKRLMDAMDATLGEKGFMFAEEPDMFINIKSTVFKAQSANNVGVGLGGGNGGIGGGVSIGIPVGGPKMTRELKIDFVDSNKDMLIWQAVSESPFREGDTPQEKSEKLQVVVDKIFSKYPPE
- a CDS encoding M13 family metallopeptidase encodes the protein MKKIYFLAAGLVALASCKEEPKPTAEVETIPGIVLSNMDTTQNPKSDFYNYVNGNWMKFTEIPDDRTSWGGFSVLRKSTDDDVLKILATAKESGNYAADTDQAKALAIFDTKLDSAARNKAGITPLTSAFEAIASVKNLKDLQTVLATNAAVSSPFLNIGAGADLNNSSMNAVYLGANGLGLPDRDFYLEEDEKSVEIREEYKKHVSKMLQRLGDSEADATKAANKILALETQLAEPRLNKVERRDARNYNNPRTIAEVDKMMSTIDMKKLISDLGITKKFDTLLVTQLRYTEALDKFLKTTPIEDIKTLVRWDTFNSAAGKLTTDIETADWEFYSKYLRGAKEQRAADERALATVNGTVGEALGQLYVDAKFPPEAKANAELMIANVIDAFKERISVLDWMSDSTKTKAIEKLDKFTVKIAYPDKWEDYSTMEVSADKSYFENMTAVNKWGELKNYSEIGEPVDKTEWGMSPQTVNAYFNPLNNEIVFPAAILQPPFYNYTADEAVNYGGIGAVIGHEISHAFDDSGSRFDADGNLKNWWTDADLAAFTERADALAVQYDSVMVLPDVYVNGKFTLGENIGDLGGLLGAYDGLQKYYAENGRPEDVDGFTAEQRFFMSWATVWRTKSRDEALRTQIKTDPHSPGMVRATQPLLNIQEFYDAFDIKEGDAMYLAPEKRVHIW
- a CDS encoding transglutaminase domain-containing protein, which translates into the protein MKNFILLSTLLFSIMSFAQRSDFNHIDFKTADSIAHYYKDASLKNLPVLTHNLTTSLETDVEKFRSIYTWISTNIANDYSSYVKISTKRKRFAKDKQAFLDWNTSITPKVFKSLLEDRKTACTGYAYLVKEMATLAGFNCDIIDGYGRTPTLLLEEGSAPNHSWNRIEINDKWYLCDATWSAGQTMVINGTPLFQQDYFDGYFLADTELFAKNHFPIQKEESQPVNKESLDAFIAGPVIYKEAFLAPIIPIAPAAMHNTIQKGTSVTFTLKVPKDFIGNTQLLLNKGGNQKNGNSNIIKKEGEISLVQHFEKKGLYDVHISVEDQLIATYVIKVK
- the obgE gene encoding GTPase ObgE, which gives rise to MTEGNFVDYVKVGLTSGKGGKGSVHLHREKFITKGGPDGGDGGRGGHIIVRGNENLWTLINFKYTKHFKAGHGSHGSKSRSTGADGEDAYLDVPLGTVVKDFETKEVLFEITEHGEEIILLNGGMGGRGNWHFRTSTNQTPRYAQPGMDGLEGEFLLELKVLADVGLVGFPNAGKSTLLSVITSAKPKIADYEFTTLKPNLGIVEYRDFKSFVMADIPGIIEGAAEGKGLGHYFLRHIERNANLLFLIPADSKDISKEYEILLDELRRYNPELLDKERLICISKSDMLDDELMDEMREELNKDLNGTPFMFISSVAQMGIVELKDKLWAMLNS